Within the Gemmatimonadales bacterium genome, the region CACCGCGGGCGGCCGGATCGCCTCATGGAAGGCGTAGCTGCCCACCGGTCCCGTGATGCTGCCGCCATAAACGCGGGCGTTCCACACCGTCCACGCCGCAGGCAGCGCAGCCATCTGCATCACGAAGAATTGTCCGTTCAGGTAGAAGATGAACCCGTTGCCCGTCGTCGCCAGCGCAGCAGTCCCTGCGTAGGTGGACGAACGGAACGATACCGGGCTGAGCCGGGCGTTATCCATCAGCACCGCAGGCGTCTGCGCCACACCGCCGCACCGGTTGGCGTAGGCCGGGATCGGATCGACGCAGGCGTAGTCCGACCAGGTCAGCCGCGCGTTGTTCGCGTCCGCCGTGCTCGCCTGGGTCGTCGCGACAAACGACAAATCGTTCAGAATGCCGTAGGACGCCCGGATCTTGGTGCTGAACGGCACCCGCACCCGGTGCGTCACGTCCACCACCGAGTCGATGGCGCCGGACGCGCCCCAGTACACCTTGAAGTCCGCCGCGCGCATGACGCTCGAGGTGACGCCCTCGATGCCGCGCGCTGGCGTGCTGGAGCCCACCGTGTAGTACGACTGGATGGCGAAGATGTCGACGCCACTGATCGCCCCCGCGTTCCGGCTCAGGTCGGCCAGCGAGCAGGTGAAGGTGCCGGCCACGATCGGGCAAGTCAGCCCGTTCGGGTCGTTGGTGTTCTCGTTCGCCGCCCCCGCCCACCAGCGCGGTCCGTTGTTCGGGCTGTCTGGGGCGTCATTGGCGTCCGCCCGGCCCATCATCGTGAGTCTCCAAGCGCCGGGCACCGCGAGCGAGGCGCTGCCGTACAGCGAGAACGTCGAGTCGCCGCCGAACACGCTTGCCGGCGCCGTGCTGAGCGCCGTGGCCAGGAACGGGACGCTCCCCGTATTGTCGTCAGTCGAACCGTCAAGCTGGATGTCTAAAAAGAACTTCACCGGCGAGCCCGAGCCCTGCCCCGTGAACCAATACGTGGTCGGGATGAGGGAACCGAACCCCCCATTCGCCGCGTCGAGCGCCGAGCCCGGTATGATCGAGTCGATCGTCACGGTCACGCTGCCGTTCGCCAGGAGATCCGGCAGGAACGCCCCGAAGCCGAGATCGAGGCCGTCGGTGGGCGGCATCGGCCCGGCGAAGATGCCGGTAGCCGGATCGATTGCCGGCACCGCGGCGCCGCGATCGAGCGTGCTGCCGTCGGCGCCGATGAGCTCCATGGCGGCGAGGGTGCCCTGTATCCCCTGGCCGGACGGGACCCGCGGGGTCACGGCCTTGGTGACCCGAGGAGACTCGAGACTGGTATTGCGGACGCCCGTAGACCTGACCGAATTCACATCGAACGCCGTGACGGCGTAGACGTAGCGGAAGCCGTTCCGCACGTCCCGGTCCAGGTACGCGAACGGCACCCCCGTGTCGGTGAGGTTGGGATAGCCCGTGGCGCCACCGGTCACCGCCGTGTCGGCCTCGGTGACGACCACCGTGCCTGCCAGGGACACCACGCGCCCGCCGGTCGGGATCTGCACCACGCCCGGCTGGATGGTAATAAGAACCGCCAGGTTCACCGAGTTGGGGAAGGGCGGACACGAGGTGGTCAGGCCGACCTCCGGCGCGCACTGCGTGCCGTAGTCCGTGTTGTATAACGTGCCGGTATAGTCGTCGAAGCTCGTGGTCGCGTAGTCGTACTGCGCGATCACCTCCATGGTGGCCGCGGTACGCCCGCGCCAGATCCGGTAGCCCTCGACATCGAACTCGCGGTAGTTACGGTCGAACAGGGCGTTGTTGGTACCGTCGGGGTTGAGCGAGTCCTTCGCCACCTGGTAGTAAGGGTCGCCGCCGGTAAGCGGGTCCTCGGTGGCGGAAGCCCTCCACACGATGGTCACTTCGTTGTCACCCGGTACCGGGAAGAAGTCCGGGGCATCCGGCGCGAACGGCAGCAGGAACCTATTGTCGAACACCGCCTGTGCGACCAGCAGCTTGTCGAGCAGCGATCCCGGGACTGTGGTCACCTCATCCTGGGTGATCGTCGTGTCGCCGTTGATGTTGCTGTGGCTCACCCAGCCCACTGCCCGGTCGATGTTCCGGAGCGTGTCGGTGCCCGCCAGCAGGCGTCCGCCGCCCGGCGGAATGCCGGGCTTCATGTCGCCGCCGACGAAATTGGCGATGGCCGTGGCCACCGGCGGGGCGAACACGAACGCCACCACGATGACGGAGGACTCGCCGGGATTGAGCGTGAAGGGCCCGGACGACATGAAGAAGCGCGTGTCGGTCTGGACCTGCACCAAGGCGCAAAGGTGGCGCAGCTGGGGGTTCGTCACCGTGCAGGAGTTGTCGCCGAGCGCGGGCGAGACCCCGCCCGACAGGTACCGGTACATCTGCTCGATGCCCTGGGCGTCCGGGAACGGGGGGCCGTTCGACGTGTTCGAGAAGATCGTGATCCCGAACTCGTCGTCGGGATCCGTCGTGTTCGGGTTGAGCGGGCTCTTCAGGTACTTGACGCCCACGAACCCCGGTGCCGCCGCGAAGGGGGCGGTGAAGATGTTCGACGGGAAGGCCCACGCGGGTTCGGTCCAGTCACCGACGTACGCGAGGGAGGTCGCGAAGGGCAGGATCCCTGTCGAATAGTTGGTGAGGAAGTCGCCGACGTCCGGGTCCATGAAGATCGCGGCGAACAGGTTGTCGAGGGCGTAGCCGCCGTCGGGGATCTGGACGGCGAACTTGTTCTCGTTGAGCCGCTGGAACTCGGCGCCGATGGCCGCGATCTCGTCGATCTCGGCGCTGGTGTAGCCGGCGGCGCTCAACCCGTCGTAGAGCGACCGGGTCTTCGCCGTGACGTTGATGAACCGGTAGATGAAGTAGAGCACATCCTCGTTGCCGGACGGGAAGTTCCAGCCCATGCCCCGCTGCTCGACCAAGATGCCCGCCGGGTGCGGCCGGCCGGTGGTCTGGTTCGGATTGCCGTCCCAATAGCGCCACCACAGGTCGAGCTGGGAGGCGGTTGGCGTTCCGATCAGTGAGGACGCGAAGAGCGACGTGTCCTTCACGTAGCCCGCCGACGGCCAGTTCGCCAGGTCGGCCGCATTGAGCGAGTTGTAGATAGCCGTGATGCCCTCACCGCTCTGCTGGTCGCCGCGCGGGTCCATGAACCAGCTGCCTACGATGTCGCCGGCCCACTCGAAGCCGGCGGTGGCCGAGACCACGCCGGCGATCTGGAGGCCGGAGTTGAAGACGTACTGGTCCGCCGTGCCCCGCGGCCACGAACCGCCGCCCAGCACCGGGCTTCCGGTGATGTCGACGCAGGTCTCGCCGATGTTCCGGATGCCGCAGTACACGCGGTTGACGTCCATGTCGTCGTTGACTTCCGCGAACAGCCGGAAGCCCTGCGCCGCCGGGCGGCGGCCCGGCCGCTCCGGCCGGGCCTCCGCGACGGACGCCACGACCGACGCGAGCCCGGTGATCAGGACGGCGGCCAGCGTCAAACGCTGAACAGATATTATTCGCATGTCTACTCCCTCGTGCCCGCGCCCGCCACCGCCCCGCCCGAAGTTGGGCGGAGCGGCGACGCGGCGCAGCGCGCTAGAAATTGATCTCGACGCCCAAACGCAGGTTGAAGCCGGGCCCGCGCAGCGTCTGAGGACCGTTGAACAAGTTGTACCACGCGCTGAATGCGGACGACTGCTCTTCTTCGTCGAAGAAGCCGTCTCCATCGCCGAACCGCCGCTCCGCGCCGCGGAGCAGGACGCAGTTGGGCAGTCCCGCCGTGCCGTCCTGGACGTTGTACTCGTACAAGGAGCAGTCCGTCAGGTCGTAACCCGACAGGGTCCGCGTGGAGCCGCCTCGAGTGACCGGGCGGTTGTCGAGCAGGTTCCCCGCCTCGCCGGCCAGCGTGGCGAATACGCCGTCGACCGTCCTCTCGCGGTGCAGCTGGTTCCGGACGTCGCCCGTCTCGGCCCAGATCGCCACGAGGTTGGTGAAGTTGAACAGGTTCCGGAAGTCGGCGAACATGGTCACGTTTCGCGACCCGACCTGGAGCCCGCGCGTCACGCGCAGATCCACGTTCCTGATCCCCGGCATCGTGGACGCGTTCAGCGGCTCTCTGGCCGTGCCGCCGAGGCCGAAGTTGGTACCCGGTCCCTGCTGGCCGCGCCCGATGTTCTCCAGCCTGGTGTAGGCCAGGCCGCTCGCGAAGCGGAACGTCGCGAACATCCCGACGTCCTGAAGGAGCGCCCCGGCCGCTGTCCCGGTGTGCCAGCCGTGCGGGAAGTTGAGGGACGCCGTCCCCGCGATCGTGTGGGTACGGTTGTCGCGGGTGGTGAGCACCGCGGTCGGCGCCGGCAGCCGGTCACCCGTCAGGGTGCTGAGCTGGCGCGCCGCGGTCTGCAGGTACTCGAGCGGATCGGACCCGGTGCTGCGCGCCGACTGATAGGTGTACGCGACGCTCCCCTGGAACAGCGACCCGACCCGCCGGTCCAGCTTGACGTCGATGCCGCGCACGTTCCCGAAGTCGGCGTTGGTCACCACGTTGATGTTGGTGGTCGCGCCGAGCGACGGGTCGAAGAACGGCAGCACGCGCGCGGTGATGTCCGACACCTTGTCCTTGTTGTAGGCCGAAATGTCGAGCACCATGTCGTCGCTAAAGGCGTGCCGGATGCCGAACTCGAACGCGATGGACTTGCCGAAGTCCAGGTCGCGCGCGAAGATGTCGTTCGTGTTGGTGAAGTTGAGGTCGGCGTTCTGCCCGCCCACCAGCAGGCTGAAGTCGGGCGTCTGGACCTGGTGCGCGTAGGAGAGCCGGAACCCCGTCCGGTCGGTCACCGGGAACGACACCCGGAGGCTGGGGGAGAGCACCGACCGCGCCTCGGCCTCGAAGAAGTTGCAGGTGGACCAGCCGGTGGTGTCGGCCGCGGCGATGAACGCCGCGCAACGCTGCCCGACCACGGTGTCCGCGGCCGTCAACGCCTTGGCCAGGTTGCCCTCGCGCAGCGGGTCGCTGAAGATGCGCCCGGGCGTGTTCGGGTACATCACGCCGGAGTTCAGCCGGTCGTACCGCAACCCTACCTCGAGCACCACGTCGCCGAGGTCCACCCGATCCTGCGCGAACAGGCCCATGCGCACGGGCGTCTCGTGGTACACATCTGAGAAGATCTGGCTGATGAGGCCCGACGTGAACGACCGCATGTCTGCCCGCGTGAAGTCACCGCCCATCTTGACGCGGTTGTAGCGGTTGGCCTGCCAGTCCACGGTGGCTCGGCCCGTGAGGCGGGACTCCCTCGCCAGGGTGGGCCCGCTCCGCCCGTAGCCCGTCGACGGGAAGAACGACGTGCCAGCACTCACGCCGTACGGGTTGGTCCGGAACGGCGCGCTGAAATCGAGCTCGTCCTGCCCGAGAAAGGGCACGCAGCGGCCGCCGGTGGCCGCCACGCAGTTGTTGACCCGGACGTTCCGGACCAGGCGGTCGTCGAGCGGGAAGTCGTCGAAGTCCGTGAGGAACTGGAAGTTGCCGAAAGTGAAGAACGCGTTCGGGTCCCGGTTGTCCGCTGCCCACTGGGGGTTCAGCAGTCCGGAGACGAAGACATCCCGCTGCCAGCTCAGGTTCGCGTCGAGGAACAGCGCCCGCTCGCTCGAGCGGGTCAGGTTCTGCGTCCAGTTCAAGACCAGCGCCTGTGAAACCTG harbors:
- a CDS encoding TonB-dependent receptor, translating into MTRRSRWVFSRLAAFAAVALLGAGRLAAQGTSGKIEGTVRDQSGAPVNGAQVLVVGSAFSASTNEQGYYFMNNVPAGVMAVRAQYIGYAPAEVRNVRVFGGQTMTVNLTLEQRAVEVTGINVTVEQNPLVPRDQVTSKPIVAGDLIEALPADNITDILRLVPGVVEGARGLVIRGGRPGEAATYIDGVLVRNMNAQFASGLSGSGGGDAGVVNVGTNALEEASVITGAIGAEYGDAQSGVISLVTRSGGSSFGGTVSYSTDEVSGQTYGRGLHRVEASVGGPLARNLTFFLATTLQGSQNGARGKGSEDVPIYVLNGLDTADSLAPNGFVMAPTSPGNALSDSVRVDIPRFTRYSDGSRRPYDGSDALTFDSKLAYSFGTGSRMSLSYHRSRDQDRFFPGARLYDPMSHFGSRQVSQALVLNWTQNLTRSSERALFLDANLSWQRDVFVSGLLNPQWAADNRDPNAFFTFGNFQFLTDFDDFPLDDRLVRNVRVNNCVAATGGRCVPFLGQDELDFSAPFRTNPYGVSAGTSFFPSTGYGRSGPTLARESRLTGRATVDWQANRYNRVKMGGDFTRADMRSFTSGLISQIFSDVYHETPVRMGLFAQDRVDLGDVVLEVGLRYDRLNSGVMYPNTPGRIFSDPLREGNLAKALTAADTVVGQRCAAFIAAADTTGWSTCNFFEAEARSVLSPSLRVSFPVTDRTGFRLSYAHQVQTPDFSLLVGGQNADLNFTNTNDIFARDLDFGKSIAFEFGIRHAFSDDMVLDISAYNKDKVSDITARVLPFFDPSLGATTNINVVTNADFGNVRGIDVKLDRRVGSLFQGSVAYTYQSARSTGSDPLEYLQTAARQLSTLTGDRLPAPTAVLTTRDNRTHTIAGTASLNFPHGWHTGTAAGALLQDVGMFATFRFASGLAYTRLENIGRGQQGPGTNFGLGGTAREPLNASTMPGIRNVDLRVTRGLQVGSRNVTMFADFRNLFNFTNLVAIWAETGDVRNQLHRERTVDGVFATLAGEAGNLLDNRPVTRGGSTRTLSGYDLTDCSLYEYNVQDGTAGLPNCVLLRGAERRFGDGDGFFDEEEQSSAFSAWYNLFNGPQTLRGPGFNLRLGVEINF